In Candidatus Defluviibacterium haderslevense, the following are encoded in one genomic region:
- the speB gene encoding agmatinase: MKPQTNTYAGIPKKYANPKHAKVTLTSIPYDGTSTWGKGADKGYDAFLIASENMELYDIETNSEPYKQGVVLEKPLTVKKLTPEAMVKKVYKKTQELLATNKFLTFFGGEHSISIGILRAYAEKYNNLTVLQLDAHTDLRQSYHGTKYNHACAVAEAQRNAHLIQVGIRSMDIEEKQYLEDGKVYFAHQIMDNDYWMEESIRKMTDHVFITLDLDVFDSSIMPSTGTPEPGGMDWYQVLQYLRMVFRRKHVVGFDIVELAPNPHNKAPDFLVAKLYYKMLAYKFENNHKVDSEHE, translated from the coding sequence ATGAAACCTCAAACCAACACCTACGCAGGAATTCCAAAAAAATATGCCAATCCAAAACATGCTAAAGTGACCCTAACCTCGATTCCATATGATGGAACAAGTACCTGGGGCAAAGGAGCAGATAAAGGATATGATGCCTTTTTAATAGCATCAGAAAACATGGAATTATATGATATCGAAACTAATTCGGAGCCTTATAAACAAGGTGTTGTTTTGGAAAAACCATTAACCGTAAAAAAATTGACACCTGAAGCTATGGTTAAAAAAGTCTATAAAAAGACCCAAGAACTATTAGCAACTAATAAATTTTTAACTTTTTTTGGTGGGGAACATAGTATTAGCATTGGTATTTTAAGAGCTTATGCCGAAAAATATAATAACCTCACTGTTCTGCAATTAGATGCACATACGGATTTGCGTCAATCTTATCATGGTACCAAATATAATCATGCATGTGCTGTTGCAGAAGCACAGAGAAATGCTCATTTAATACAAGTGGGGATCAGGAGTATGGATATTGAAGAAAAACAATATCTTGAAGATGGCAAGGTCTATTTTGCCCATCAAATTATGGATAATGACTATTGGATGGAAGAATCCATTCGCAAAATGACAGATCATGTGTTTATTACCTTAGATCTTGATGTTTTTGATTCCAGTATTATGCCCAGTACAGGAACCCCTGAACCAGGAGGAATGGATTGGTATCAAGTCTTACAATACCTCCGTATGGTATTCCGACGCAAGCATGTAGTTGGATTTGACATTGTGGAATTAGCGCCTAATCCACATAATAAGGCGCCTGATTTTCTAGTGGCTAAATTGTATTATAAAATGCTTGCATATAAATTTGAAAACAATCATAAAGTAGATAGTGAACATGAATAA
- a CDS encoding arginine decarboxylase: protein MHNKYFDLIDQSYYFPQDGFDLEKDELIFNGIPLMMLIEKYGTPFKMTYLPKIGDQIKRAKNFFNKSMKSVGYEGKYYYCYCTKCCHFSYVLEEVLQHDVHLETSSAFDIDLILNLYKNGKINKDQIIVNNGFKTKQYLHNIANLVNSGFKNVIPVCDNVFEYDAYEELIHKKCKMGIRVATEEEPMFEFYTSRLGIRSSEVVQFCKERFSNQTKFELYMLHFFVDTGIKDTTYYWGELKKGIKTYIELKKHFPSLSAINIGGGLPIRNSLGSEYDYKYMIHQIVKLIKEACEEENIKEPDIFTEFGKYSVGESGATIFSVLEQKQQNDSEIWYMIDNSLMNTLPDSWGIAERFILLPVNKWHNEYRRVNIGGLSCDNSDYYNTEAQNQQLFLPQYERDDKTPLYLGFFHTGAYQDALSGYGGIKHCLIPSPKHILVDRDENGNLVDWLYSEEQTAKDMLKILGYK, encoded by the coding sequence GTGCATAACAAGTATTTCGATCTCATTGACCAGTCCTACTACTTTCCTCAGGATGGATTCGATTTGGAAAAAGATGAATTGATATTTAATGGAATTCCATTGATGATGTTGATAGAAAAGTATGGAACACCATTTAAAATGACCTATTTGCCAAAAATCGGAGACCAGATTAAACGAGCTAAAAACTTTTTTAATAAGTCAATGAAGTCAGTGGGTTATGAAGGAAAGTACTATTATTGTTATTGTACCAAATGTTGTCATTTCTCTTATGTATTAGAAGAAGTATTACAACATGATGTGCATTTGGAGACTTCATCAGCTTTCGACATCGATCTCATATTGAATTTATACAAAAATGGTAAAATAAATAAGGATCAAATCATTGTCAACAATGGATTTAAAACCAAACAATATCTTCATAATATTGCCAATCTAGTTAACTCGGGTTTTAAAAACGTTATCCCGGTGTGCGATAATGTATTCGAATATGATGCCTATGAAGAATTGATTCATAAAAAATGTAAAATGGGCATTAGGGTTGCCACTGAAGAAGAGCCCATGTTTGAATTTTATACATCCAGATTAGGTATCAGATCTTCCGAAGTGGTTCAGTTTTGTAAGGAGCGTTTTTCGAATCAAACTAAATTTGAATTGTATATGCTCCATTTTTTTGTGGACACCGGAATAAAAGACACTACATATTATTGGGGTGAGTTGAAGAAGGGAATTAAGACATACATAGAATTAAAAAAACATTTTCCTAGCCTGAGTGCCATTAATATTGGCGGTGGACTTCCCATACGAAATTCATTAGGCAGTGAGTATGATTATAAATACATGATCCATCAAATTGTAAAATTAATCAAGGAAGCTTGTGAGGAAGAAAACATAAAGGAGCCGGATATTTTTACAGAATTTGGTAAATACTCCGTTGGAGAGAGTGGCGCTACTATATTCTCAGTATTAGAACAAAAGCAACAAAATGATTCAGAGATTTGGTACATGATAGATAATTCACTCATGAATACTTTACCCGATAGCTGGGGAATTGCAGAACGATTTATATTGTTGCCAGTAAATAAATGGCATAATGAATACAGACGTGTCAATATAGGCGGACTCAGTTGTGATAATTCGGACTATTACAATACGGAAGCACAGAATCAACAATTGTTCTTGCCGCAATACGAAAGAGATGATAAAACACCGCTATATCTCGGTTTTTTTCATACAGGTGCTTATCAAGATGCATTGTCTGGATATGGTGGCATTAAGCATTGTTTGATTCCTTCTCCTAAGCACATATTAGTGGATCGTGATGAGAATGGTAATCTGGTAGATTGGCTTTACAGTGAAGAACAAACAGCTAAAGATATGTTAAAGATATTGGGGTACAAATAA